One stretch of Malus domestica chromosome 14, GDT2T_hap1 DNA includes these proteins:
- the LOC103454707 gene encoding F-box protein At2g26850-like has protein sequence MLYLLISFVSFILLSKSFTHHKPMLQTWENNLRLISLKFWSGSSSFLQKNWISLQPITSKLKKMVTSGSNVEGQREERETSLSLLDLPDLALGCILEKLPPSGLFSMAAVCSSLWESCKSDHLWDNHMKHKWGTLIGPAAYRQWQLHVASRNRTRHYCLKTRKKGLMESLAAIILPSTWTTLPQSVTCVCNCKVKGSSHSLPVHSIMSLYLSLESGKFWFPAQVYNREHGNLGFLLSCYDAQLRYDSRTNTFQARYSPYGRRVVEENIPWDRLRAAPVDTPPYKLHVSDCLHDLKPGDHIEIQWRRNNEFPYGWWYGVIGHLELCNGNVNHCRCHYNDIVVLEFRQHTPGSRWRQMMINRKDNREEGNEADGFYGGVRKLYNDEEIARWKRLWPSQVLE, from the exons ATGCTTTACCTCCTTATTTCTTTTGTCTCTTTCATCCTCCTTTCCAAGTCCTTCACTCACCACAAACCAATGTTACAGACATGGGAGAATAACCTCAGATTAATCTCACTCAAGTTTTGGAGTGGATCTTCAAGTTTTCTCCAGAAAAACTGGATTTCACTCCAACCCATCACCTCCAAATTAAAAAAGATGGTGACTTCTGGTTCAAATGTGGAGGggcagagagaggagagagaaactaGTCTCTCTCTCCTGGATTTGCCCGACTTGGCCTTGGGCTGCATTCTTGAGAAGCTTCCCCCATCTGGGTTGTTCTCCATGGCAGCAGTTTGTTCTTCTCTATGGGAGAGCTGCAAAAGTGATCACTTGTGGGACAACCATATGAAGCACAAATGGGGTACACTTATTGGGCCTGCTGCTTACAGACAATGGCAACTGCATGTGGCCTCAAGAAATAGAACCAGACATTACTGTCTTAAGACCAGGAAAAAAGGTTTAATGGAGTCCCTTGCGGCTATCATTTTGCCTTCCACATGGACTACTCTGCCACAATCAGTAACTTGTGTGTGTAATTGTAAAGTGAAGGGTAGTAGTCATAGTTTACCCGTCCATTCGATCATGTCTCTGTATCTCTCTCTTGAAAGTGGCAAGTTCTGGTTCCCGGCTCAGGTCTACAACCGCGAG CATGGTAATCTAGGGTTTCTGCTGTCTTGTTATGATGCACAACTGCGCTATGATTCGCGGACAAACACATTTCAAGCAAG GTATTCACCTTATGGGCGGAGGGTAGTAGAGGAAAATATACCATGGGATAGACTAAGAGCGGCTCCAGTTGATACTCCTCCTTACAAACTTCATGTTTCTGATTGTTTACATGACTTAAAACCCGGTGATCATATTGAGATCCAGTGGAGAAGAAACAATGAATTTCCTTATG GTTGGTGGTATGGTGTCATTGGTCACTTAGAGTTGTGCAATGGGAATGTGAATCACTGCCGTTGTCACTACAATG ATATAGTAGTTCTGGAGTTCCGTCAGCACACTCCTGGATCCCGGTGGAGACAAATGATGATAAACAGGAAGGACAATCGAGAAGAAGGCAATGAAGCAGACGGCTTCTATGGAGGAGTACGAAAGCTTTACAACGACGAGGAAATTGCAAGGTGGAAGCGTTTATGGCCGAGCCAAGTTCTGGAATAA